A portion of the Sulfuriferula sp. AH1 genome contains these proteins:
- the murF gene encoding UDP-N-acetylmuramoyl-tripeptide--D-alanyl-D-alanine ligase produces the protein MNMMTIATAAQALGAQVRGTATFARVTTDSRQIQPGDLFVALRGEKFDGHQFAQAALDAGAAAVMLDEQGAADISPALVVADTRLALGWLAAYWRRQMPARIVGVTGSSGKTSVKEMLAAILRAAVGEDAVLATQGNFNNDIGMPLTLLRLRSGHQYGVIEMGMNRAGEIDYLTRLAQPDVALINNAGTAHIGMLGSVAAIAAAKGEILAGLPAQGIVVINADDEFAPLWRQSAGTHTVMDFGLRHAQAVRGSYVAYADYNDMQISAQNMQLAVRLPVPGEHNVMNALAATAAALALGISGAAIVAGLQGYKGVYGRLQRKQAINGAVLIDDSYNANPDSTKAAIQVLAAASGTRLLVLGDMGELGADAAEMHAEIGKLAKCARIDGLFALGELSRHAVAAFGNGARHFNNAEELTATLLPQLAAEVTVLVKGSRFMQMERVVKALEEEA, from the coding sequence ATGAACATGATGACCATCGCCACAGCGGCCCAGGCGCTCGGCGCACAGGTACGCGGTACTGCGACGTTTGCCCGTGTAACGACCGATAGCCGGCAGATACAGCCCGGCGACCTGTTCGTGGCGTTGCGCGGCGAAAAATTCGACGGTCACCAGTTTGCGCAGGCCGCGCTGGATGCCGGTGCCGCCGCCGTGATGCTGGATGAGCAGGGTGCGGCAGATATCTCTCCCGCGCTGGTGGTTGCCGACACACGCCTGGCTTTGGGCTGGCTTGCGGCCTATTGGCGGCGCCAGATGCCGGCACGCATAGTCGGTGTGACCGGCAGCAGCGGCAAGACGTCAGTCAAGGAAATGCTGGCGGCGATATTGCGTGCGGCAGTCGGCGAGGATGCGGTCCTGGCGACGCAGGGCAATTTCAATAACGATATCGGTATGCCATTGACGCTGCTGCGCTTGCGCAGCGGACATCAGTACGGCGTAATCGAGATGGGCATGAATCGGGCGGGCGAGATCGATTATCTGACCCGGCTGGCGCAACCCGATGTGGCCTTGATTAACAATGCGGGTACGGCCCACATCGGCATGCTGGGTTCGGTGGCTGCGATCGCCGCGGCTAAAGGCGAGATACTGGCGGGTCTGCCTGCTCAGGGTATCGTGGTCATCAACGCTGACGATGAGTTCGCACCGTTATGGCGGCAGTCAGCCGGCACGCATACCGTGATGGATTTCGGTTTGCGGCATGCACAGGCAGTACGCGGCAGCTATGTGGCATATGCGGACTATAACGATATGCAGATCAGCGCCCAGAATATGCAATTGGCGGTACGCTTGCCGGTGCCGGGCGAACACAACGTCATGAATGCATTGGCGGCTACGGCGGCCGCATTGGCTTTGGGGATCAGCGGCGCAGCGATTGTGGCCGGACTGCAGGGTTACAAGGGCGTGTATGGCCGCCTGCAACGCAAACAGGCGATTAATGGCGCTGTCCTGATTGACGACAGCTATAACGCCAACCCCGATTCCACCAAGGCAGCCATACAGGTGCTGGCGGCAGCGTCCGGTACTCGTTTGCTGGTGCTGGGCGATATGGGAGAGCTGGGTGCTGATGCAGCGGAGATGCATGCCGAAATCGGCAAGCTGGCCAAGTGCGCCCGGATAGACGGTTTGTTTGCCCTTGGGGAATTGAGCCGGCATGCAGTAGCCGCCTTCGGTAACGGAGCCCGGCATTTTAATAACGCAGAAGAACTGACAGCTACCCTGTTGCCGCAATTGGCAGCCGAGGTGACGGTGTTGGTCAAGGGGTCGCGTTTCATGCAGATGGAACGCGTGGTTAAAGCTTTAGAGGAGGAAGCCTGA
- the mraY gene encoding phospho-N-acetylmuramoyl-pentapeptide-transferase — translation MLLWLFQHLASDVRAFNVFNYITLRAVLATLTSLTISFMVGPYVIRKLTSMKMGQSVRDDGPQTHLVKAGTPTMGGALILVSIAISTLLWGDLENRYVWVVLLTTLGFGVVGWVDDYRKVVYRNPKGLSAKAKYFWQSVFGLGAALFIAYSTALPAQTELIVPFFKHVAIPLGTIGFVILTYFVIVGSSNAVNLTDGLDGLAIMPTVMVASALAVFAYVAGHAVFSKYLGIPHIPGAGELVVFCASIVGAGLAFLWFNAYPAEVFMGDVGALALGAALGVVAVIVRQEIVLFVMGGVFVVETLSVMIQVASFKMTGKRVFRMAPLHHHYELKGWKETQVVVRFWIITMMLVLIGLSTLKIR, via the coding sequence ATGTTGCTATGGCTATTTCAACACCTGGCGTCTGACGTGCGCGCATTCAACGTCTTCAATTACATTACCTTGCGCGCTGTGCTGGCAACGCTGACTTCGCTCACCATCTCGTTCATGGTCGGTCCTTATGTGATACGTAAGCTGACTTCGATGAAAATGGGCCAGTCGGTGCGTGATGACGGTCCGCAAACGCATCTGGTGAAAGCCGGCACGCCAACCATGGGCGGCGCGCTGATCCTGGTATCCATTGCGATCTCCACCTTGTTGTGGGGCGATCTGGAGAACCGCTATGTATGGGTCGTGCTGCTGACCACACTCGGCTTTGGCGTAGTGGGCTGGGTCGATGACTATCGCAAGGTGGTATATCGCAATCCGAAAGGATTGTCGGCAAAAGCCAAATATTTCTGGCAATCGGTGTTCGGCCTCGGCGCTGCATTGTTCATCGCGTATTCCACCGCGCTTCCGGCACAAACCGAGCTGATCGTGCCGTTTTTCAAGCACGTTGCCATTCCGCTGGGCACGATAGGTTTTGTGATACTGACATATTTCGTTATCGTCGGCTCCAGCAACGCCGTCAATCTGACCGATGGTCTGGACGGGCTGGCGATCATGCCCACGGTCATGGTGGCATCTGCGTTGGCAGTATTCGCTTACGTCGCCGGGCATGCGGTGTTTTCTAAATATCTGGGCATCCCGCACATCCCCGGGGCAGGCGAGCTGGTGGTGTTCTGCGCTTCCATCGTCGGCGCCGGTCTGGCATTCCTGTGGTTCAACGCCTATCCGGCGGAAGTGTTCATGGGCGACGTCGGTGCGCTGGCGCTGGGCGCAGCACTGGGTGTGGTGGCGGTGATCGTGCGCCAGGAAATCGTGCTGTTCGTGATGGGCGGGGTATTCGTGGTGGAAACGCTGTCGGTGATGATACAGGTGGCTTCGTTCAAGATGACCGGCAAACGCGTATTCCGCATGGCGCCACTGCATCACCACTACGAATTGAAGGGCTGGAAGGAAACGCAGGTCGTGGTGCGATTCTGGATTATCACCATGATGCTGGTGCTGATTGGTTTATCAACATTGAAAATACGGTAA
- the murD gene encoding UDP-N-acetylmuramoyl-L-alanine--D-glutamate ligase gives MNWYGQHILILGLGNSGLAAARWLARRGADLRVADTSTVPVNLPRLQQALPEVAVTTGEFVEADFLWADRIIISPGVPLAHDLIQAAMRRGIAVWGDVELFAQALPPMVRVIAITGSNGKSTVTSMVAAMCSAAGKKTVMAGNIGLPVLDALDDYPETEVFVLELSSFQLETTYTLNPVAATVLNISEDHLDRYASLDAYAATKARIFEVGGVQVLNRDDARSMAMARQDRGVLTFGLNTSESDQDFGVCDGYLCRGKHKLMPVSELPLAGLHNAANALAALALCQAMGLPEAPLLGALRQFRGLPHRVEWVATVAGISFYDDSKGTNVGATEAALKGMDKPVVLIVGGDGKGQDFTPLAAAVRQSVRAVIQIGRDGDLIAAAIAPAEVPILRAESMSQAVELAYAQAQPGDAVLLSPACASFDMFKNYAHRAEVFIAAVKLIERGAA, from the coding sequence ATGAACTGGTACGGGCAACATATCCTGATTCTTGGACTGGGTAACAGCGGTCTGGCAGCAGCGCGGTGGTTGGCGCGCCGCGGTGCCGATCTGCGCGTCGCCGATACCAGCACTGTCCCCGTCAATTTGCCGCGTTTGCAACAAGCGCTGCCGGAAGTTGCCGTGACTACGGGTGAATTCGTCGAAGCGGATTTTCTGTGGGCCGACCGCATCATCATCAGCCCGGGCGTGCCGTTGGCACATGACCTGATCCAGGCGGCAATGCGCCGTGGCATCGCCGTATGGGGCGACGTGGAATTGTTTGCGCAGGCTTTGCCGCCTATGGTCAGAGTGATTGCGATCACCGGTTCGAACGGCAAGAGCACTGTGACCAGCATGGTGGCCGCCATGTGCAGCGCCGCGGGCAAAAAGACGGTGATGGCAGGCAACATCGGATTGCCGGTGCTGGACGCGCTGGATGATTACCCTGAAACCGAGGTATTCGTGCTGGAATTGTCGAGTTTTCAGCTGGAAACCACCTATACCCTGAATCCGGTCGCCGCTACGGTACTGAATATCAGCGAAGATCATCTCGACCGCTATGCGAGTCTGGATGCCTATGCGGCAACCAAGGCGCGTATTTTCGAAGTTGGTGGCGTGCAGGTGCTCAACCGCGACGATGCGCGCAGCATGGCCATGGCGCGGCAGGATCGCGGCGTACTGACCTTCGGTCTGAATACAAGCGAAAGCGATCAGGATTTTGGCGTATGTGACGGCTATCTGTGTCGCGGCAAACACAAATTGATGCCGGTCAGCGAATTGCCGCTGGCGGGTCTGCATAATGCAGCGAATGCATTGGCGGCACTGGCGTTATGTCAGGCCATGGGATTGCCGGAGGCGCCGTTGCTCGGCGCGCTGCGCCAGTTCAGGGGATTGCCGCATCGTGTGGAGTGGGTGGCGACGGTAGCTGGGATCAGTTTCTACGACGATTCCAAAGGCACCAACGTCGGTGCGACCGAAGCGGCCTTGAAGGGCATGGATAAGCCGGTGGTACTGATCGTCGGCGGCGATGGCAAAGGCCAGGATTTTACGCCATTGGCGGCAGCGGTCAGGCAGTCTGTGCGCGCAGTGATACAGATCGGTCGCGATGGTGATCTGATCGCCGCTGCGATTGCTCCGGCAGAAGTACCCATATTGCGCGCCGAGAGCATGTCGCAGGCAGTGGAGCTGGCCTATGCACAGGCGCAGCCGGGCGATGCGGTGCTGCTGTCGCCAGCTTGCGCCAGTTTCGACATGTTCAAGAATTACGCGCACCGGGCTGAGGTGTTTATTGCAGCGGTGAAGTTGATTGAGCGAGGTGCGGCATGA
- the ftsW gene encoding putative lipid II flippase FtsW codes for MNAPARSRRDVAEYDFVLIWLTIALLAFGLVMVYSASIDIAEANRATGHHSTFFLMRHAMFITIGLVAGYVTFLVPIREWQRFAPWLFLGGLVLLAVVLIPGVGRNVNGSQRWLPLGFFNLQPSELMKLAVVIYAADYTVRKAAFMHSFKQGFLPMLIAILFTGFLLLREPDFGAFVVIIAIAMSALFLGGLNLRIFAGLIVLLVVGFIGLIWSSPYRLQRIVGFMDPWADPFGKGYQLSHALIAFGRGQWTGLGLGGSVEKLFYLPEAHTDFLLAVIAEELGFVGVAIVIALFAWLVVRAFQIGRQAAVMERHFCALTAMGIGVWIGVQASINIGVNVGLLPTKGLTLPFLSFGGSGIVANCMAIAILLRVDYETRSLKRGKKGT; via the coding sequence ATGAACGCCCCTGCAAGATCCCGGCGCGATGTGGCGGAATACGATTTCGTGCTGATATGGCTGACGATCGCATTGCTCGCATTCGGACTGGTGATGGTGTATTCGGCGTCGATCGATATTGCCGAGGCAAACCGCGCAACCGGGCATCACTCGACCTTTTTCCTGATGCGTCATGCCATGTTCATCACGATAGGACTGGTCGCAGGTTATGTCACGTTTCTGGTGCCGATACGCGAATGGCAGCGTTTTGCGCCATGGCTGTTCCTGGGCGGGCTGGTATTGCTGGCGGTGGTGCTGATTCCGGGCGTGGGCCGCAACGTCAACGGCAGCCAGCGCTGGTTGCCATTGGGCTTTTTCAATCTGCAGCCGTCAGAACTGATGAAGCTGGCAGTGGTGATTTATGCCGCGGATTACACCGTACGCAAGGCGGCGTTCATGCATAGCTTCAAGCAGGGTTTCCTGCCGATGTTGATCGCGATTCTGTTTACCGGTTTTCTGCTATTGCGCGAGCCGGATTTCGGCGCGTTCGTGGTGATTATCGCGATCGCGATGTCGGCATTGTTTCTGGGCGGGTTGAATCTGCGTATTTTCGCCGGGCTGATCGTGCTGCTGGTGGTGGGTTTCATCGGACTGATCTGGAGTTCGCCTTATCGCCTGCAGCGGATCGTCGGCTTCATGGATCCATGGGCGGATCCGTTCGGCAAGGGCTACCAATTGTCACATGCGCTGATCGCGTTCGGTCGCGGCCAGTGGACCGGGCTGGGATTGGGCGGCAGCGTCGAGAAACTGTTCTATTTGCCGGAAGCGCATACCGATTTCCTGCTGGCGGTCATTGCCGAAGAACTGGGCTTTGTCGGAGTGGCGATCGTGATCGCGCTATTTGCCTGGCTGGTGGTGCGCGCATTCCAGATCGGACGTCAGGCTGCGGTCATGGAACGCCATTTCTGCGCGCTGACCGCGATGGGCATCGGTGTGTGGATAGGCGTGCAAGCCAGTATCAATATCGGCGTGAACGTGGGGCTGTTGCCGACCAAGGGGCTGACCCTGCCGTTCCTGTCATTTGGCGGCAGCGGCATCGTCGCGAACTGCATGGCGATCGCCATATTGCTCCGGGTCGATTACGAAACGCGCAGCCTGAAACGCGGAAAGAAGGGGACCTGA
- the murG gene encoding undecaprenyldiphospho-muramoylpentapeptide beta-N-acetylglucosaminyltransferase produces MARTLMVMAGGTGGHIYPGLAVAAAMRDQGWQVVWLGTRNGMEARIVPEHGYPMAWLSMGGIRGNGLLRKLLLPAMLLIAFAQALSALLRHRPDVVLGMGGYPSFPGGMMAVLLGKPLVIHEQNSIAGLSNRVLACLADKVVAGFPGAFANPQDKPIPCGKVASLWLGNPVRASIAALPMKATPARTRLRLLVVGGSLGAAALNDTVPKALALIPEAQRPEVIHQAGTRHVAALRDNYAAVGVDADVRDFIADMAEVYAWCDLAITRAGALTVAELAAAAVPSVLVPYPHAVDDHQTTNAQFLVAAGAALLMPQSGLSAERLATVLMQLQPEQLARMAQQARSLAKPDATAAVAQVCMELVK; encoded by the coding sequence ATGGCGCGCACACTCATGGTCATGGCAGGCGGCACAGGCGGGCATATCTATCCTGGCCTGGCGGTCGCGGCAGCGATGCGCGACCAGGGCTGGCAAGTGGTCTGGCTGGGCACCCGCAACGGTATGGAAGCGCGCATCGTGCCCGAGCATGGCTACCCGATGGCATGGCTGTCGATGGGCGGCATCCGCGGCAACGGTTTGCTGCGTAAATTGCTGTTGCCGGCAATGCTGCTGATCGCTTTTGCACAGGCGCTGAGCGCGTTGCTGCGGCATCGTCCGGATGTGGTGCTGGGCATGGGCGGTTACCCGAGTTTCCCCGGCGGCATGATGGCCGTGCTGTTAGGCAAGCCGCTGGTAATACATGAACAGAATTCGATCGCCGGATTGAGTAACCGGGTGCTGGCCTGTCTGGCGGACAAGGTCGTGGCAGGGTTTCCTGGCGCATTTGCCAACCCGCAGGACAAGCCCATCCCATGCGGTAAAGTTGCGAGTCTGTGGCTGGGTAATCCGGTTCGCGCCAGCATTGCTGCGTTACCCATGAAAGCAACACCCGCACGGACGCGGTTGCGTTTGCTGGTGGTGGGCGGCAGTCTGGGTGCGGCCGCGCTGAATGATACGGTGCCCAAGGCGCTGGCATTGATACCCGAGGCACAGCGCCCCGAAGTCATCCATCAGGCGGGAACCCGGCATGTGGCCGCGCTGCGTGACAATTATGCCGCGGTTGGCGTGGATGCGGATGTGCGCGATTTTATTGCCGACATGGCGGAAGTGTATGCCTGGTGCGACCTGGCGATTACCCGTGCCGGGGCGTTGACGGTGGCGGAGCTGGCGGCGGCCGCTGTACCGTCGGTGCTGGTGCCTTATCCGCATGCAGTGGATGACCATCAAACCACCAATGCGCAATTCCTGGTGGCGGCAGGAGCGGCGCTGCTGATGCCGCAAAGCGGTTTGAGCGCAGAACGGCTGGCGACAGTGTTAATGCAATTGCAGCCCGAACAGCTGGCACGCATGGCGCAGCAGGCCCGGTCCCTGGCCAAGCCCGACGCCACAGCGGCAGTCGCGCAAGTGTGTATGGAGCTAGTTAAATGA
- the murC gene encoding UDP-N-acetylmuramate--L-alanine ligase, producing MKHKVKQIHFVGIGGSGMSGIAEVLSNLGFIVTGSDMADNAATRRLSSLGITVFHGHDAANVGAADAIVTSTAVQADNPEVIAARELAIPVVPRAIMLAELMRLRQGIAIAGTHGKTTTTSLVASILAQAGMDPTFVIGGRLEAAGANARLGQGEFIVVEADESDASFLYLTPVLAVVTNIDADHMETYGHDFGRLKQAFVDFVEHIPFYGRAVLCIDDANVRAIMPSITKPVTGYGLSETADIRAVDVRHDGGQMHFSVINGGGRHVMDVTLNLPGIHNVLNALAAIAIGLEVGAPETAIAQALADFRGVGRRFQRYGEMALSRGGTFTLVDDYGHHPVEMAATLAAARAAFPGRRLVLAFQPHRYTRTRDVFEDFVKVLSSVDVLLLAEVYAAGEAPIVAADGRALARAIRVAGKVEPIFVEQIADMPDMVLANVQDGDVVLTMGAGSIGATPGQIAEVARVR from the coding sequence ATGAAACATAAAGTCAAACAAATACATTTTGTCGGCATCGGCGGTTCGGGCATGAGCGGTATTGCCGAGGTGCTGTCCAATCTCGGTTTTATCGTGACCGGTTCAGATATGGCCGACAATGCTGCAACCCGTCGTTTGAGTAGTCTGGGCATTACTGTGTTTCATGGTCACGATGCCGCCAATGTCGGTGCCGCCGATGCGATCGTGACCTCGACTGCCGTGCAGGCAGATAATCCGGAAGTAATCGCTGCGCGCGAGCTCGCCATTCCGGTGGTACCAAGGGCAATCATGCTGGCGGAGCTGATGCGGTTGCGTCAGGGCATCGCGATAGCCGGAACGCACGGCAAGACCACGACGACATCGCTGGTCGCCAGCATCCTCGCTCAGGCAGGGATGGACCCGACTTTCGTGATCGGCGGCAGGCTGGAAGCCGCCGGTGCCAATGCGCGTCTGGGACAGGGCGAATTCATCGTGGTCGAGGCGGACGAATCGGATGCATCGTTCTTGTACCTGACTCCGGTACTCGCCGTAGTGACCAATATCGATGCCGATCATATGGAAACCTACGGCCATGATTTCGGCCGGCTGAAGCAGGCATTCGTCGATTTTGTCGAGCATATTCCGTTTTACGGCAGAGCCGTGCTTTGCATCGATGACGCCAATGTGCGCGCCATCATGCCGTCGATTACAAAACCGGTCACCGGTTACGGCCTGAGCGAAACAGCTGATATCCGCGCGGTCGATGTGCGTCACGACGGCGGACAAATGCATTTTAGCGTCATCAACGGCGGCGGCCGTCATGTGATGGATGTCACCCTGAATCTGCCCGGCATACACAACGTGCTGAACGCACTTGCTGCGATAGCGATCGGGCTGGAAGTCGGCGCGCCGGAAACGGCCATTGCGCAGGCGCTGGCGGATTTTCGCGGGGTTGGGCGGCGTTTCCAGCGTTACGGCGAAATGGCGCTGTCAAGAGGCGGCACGTTTACCCTGGTGGACGATTACGGCCATCACCCGGTAGAGATGGCAGCTACGCTGGCGGCGGCGCGTGCGGCGTTCCCGGGGCGGCGCCTGGTGCTGGCATTTCAGCCGCATCGTTATACCCGTACCCGCGACGTGTTCGAAGATTTTGTAAAAGTACTGTCCAGCGTGGATGTGCTGTTGCTGGCGGAAGTGTACGCCGCCGGCGAAGCCCCGATTGTGGCGGCAGATGGCCGTGCGCTGGCTCGGGCAATACGGGTGGCAGGCAAGGTTGAGCCGATTTTCGTGGAACAGATTGCGGATATGCCGGACATGGTGCTGGCCAATGTTCAGGACGGGGATGTAGTACTGACGATGGGCGCCGGTTCGATCGGCGCGACGCCGGGACAAATCGCCGAGGTGGCGCGTGTGCGCTGA
- the murB gene encoding UDP-N-acetylmuramate dehydrogenase: protein MTLALLEQAGLRGELRRNESMAGHVSWRAGGVAEQVYVPVDVADMAAYLSSLPADMPVYCVGLGSNLLVRDGGVRGAVILLHGALREIRLESRTDTSAVIYAEAGVAAPKLARFAAGHDLVGAEFMAGIPGTVGGALAMNAGCYGSETWQIAVRALTMNRQGHLRQRERSEYALDYRHVALLEQAEEWFVGGWFELQTGDGVASKQVIKELLQRRIASQPLGQPNAGSVFRNPEGDYAARLIESCGLKGKRIGGAEVSAKHANFIVNAGNATAADIEDLIDLVAATVAEQCGVVLQREVRVIGDRAKGNA, encoded by the coding sequence ATGACATTGGCGCTGCTGGAACAGGCCGGATTGCGCGGCGAATTGCGCCGTAACGAGTCGATGGCCGGGCACGTGAGCTGGCGTGCAGGCGGGGTGGCCGAGCAGGTTTACGTGCCGGTGGATGTAGCCGATATGGCAGCGTATCTGAGCAGCCTGCCGGCGGATATGCCGGTGTATTGCGTAGGGCTGGGCAGTAACCTGCTGGTGCGCGATGGCGGTGTGCGCGGCGCCGTGATTCTGTTGCATGGCGCGCTGCGCGAGATTCGTCTGGAGAGCAGGACGGATACGTCCGCTGTGATTTATGCAGAGGCTGGCGTGGCTGCACCGAAACTGGCGCGGTTTGCTGCGGGACATGATCTGGTAGGCGCCGAGTTCATGGCCGGCATCCCCGGCACCGTTGGCGGTGCGCTGGCGATGAATGCCGGCTGTTATGGCAGCGAAACCTGGCAGATTGCAGTACGGGCGCTGACGATGAACCGGCAAGGACATCTGCGGCAGCGCGAGCGCAGCGAATATGCGCTGGATTACCGGCATGTCGCATTGCTGGAGCAGGCTGAAGAATGGTTTGTCGGCGGCTGGTTTGAATTGCAGACAGGCGATGGTGTGGCATCGAAGCAGGTGATCAAGGAACTGCTGCAACGCCGTATCGCCAGTCAGCCATTGGGTCAGCCCAATGCCGGATCGGTATTCCGTAATCCGGAAGGCGATTACGCAGCGCGTCTGATTGAAAGCTGCGGGTTGAAAGGCAAGCGTATAGGCGGTGCGGAAGTATCGGCCAAACATGCGAATTTTATCGTGAATGCAGGTAATGCAACGGCAGCGGATATAGAAGATTTGATCGATCTCGTAGCAGCGACGGTAGCAGAGCAATGCGGAGTGGTATTGCAACGGGAAGTACGAGTGATAGGCGATAGAGCAAAGGGTAACGCATGA
- a CDS encoding D-alanine--D-alanine ligase, with protein sequence MSRFGKVGVLLGGRSAEREVSLNSGHAVLAALQRQGVDAHAFDPAEQDLAALAAQGFDRVMISLHGRFGEDGTVQGALDLMDIPYTGSGVMASALAMDKWRTKLLWQAAGVPTPDYALLDEHTDFDAVVARLGLPIFVKPAREGSSIGMSKVTQADELRAAWEKAAQFDALVLAEQFIEGGEYTCAILGDKALPMIRLVPKKAFYDFEAKYLRDDTEYRVPCGLATEQEQSIQRLAKKAFDVLGCRGWARLDVMLDAAGTPYFLEANTSPGMTDHSLVPMAARAAGMTFDELVLAILEQARVG encoded by the coding sequence ATGAGTCGATTTGGAAAAGTGGGTGTGTTATTGGGCGGGCGCTCGGCTGAACGCGAGGTGTCGCTGAACAGCGGCCATGCGGTGCTGGCCGCGTTGCAACGCCAGGGCGTGGATGCGCATGCCTTCGACCCCGCCGAGCAGGATCTGGCAGCATTGGCAGCGCAGGGTTTTGATCGGGTCATGATCTCGCTGCATGGCCGCTTCGGCGAAGACGGTACCGTACAGGGCGCGCTCGATTTGATGGATATCCCTTATACCGGCAGCGGGGTGATGGCGTCGGCGCTGGCGATGGACAAATGGCGCACCAAATTGTTGTGGCAGGCGGCAGGCGTGCCGACGCCGGATTACGCATTGCTGGATGAGCATACCGATTTTGATGCGGTCGTGGCGCGGCTGGGATTGCCGATCTTCGTGAAACCGGCGCGTGAAGGTTCCAGTATCGGCATGAGCAAAGTGACGCAGGCGGACGAATTGCGCGCAGCGTGGGAAAAGGCGGCGCAGTTCGATGCGCTGGTGCTGGCCGAGCAGTTTATCGAAGGCGGCGAATATACCTGCGCGATCCTCGGTGACAAGGCGTTGCCGATGATACGGCTGGTGCCGAAGAAGGCATTTTACGATTTTGAAGCCAAATACTTGCGCGACGACACGGAATACCGGGTCCCTTGCGGGCTGGCGACGGAGCAGGAGCAGTCGATACAGCGCCTCGCCAAAAAAGCCTTCGATGTGCTGGGCTGTCGCGGCTGGGCGCGGCTGGATGTGATGCTGGATGCAGCGGGCACCCCGTACTTTCTGGAGGCGAATACGTCGCCGGGCATGACCGATCACAGTCTGGTGCCGATGGCGGCGAGGGCGGCAGGGATGACATTCGACGAGCTGGTATTGGCAATATTGGAGCAGGCCCGTGTGGGATGA
- a CDS encoding cell division protein FtsQ/DivIB — MWDDEAALAKLTRLALWGTLALLLWAGLVMASRLDSFDLREIDIMGAQHVTAEQAKLVVRERLTGNFFSADLDAARAAFIKLPWVRDASVRRQWPDGLVVKLEEHQPLARWNDDALLNSYGEVFKAACDLNLPHLSGPAGSEHEVAQAWMEFGRILTPLKARPVAVTLNDRRSWRVTLDNGMNIALGREHVAERLTRWVNLYPTAMAQLGVPVAEVDLRYPKGFAVRLLATKPGNKAPAVQGQGKSV, encoded by the coding sequence GTGTGGGATGACGAAGCCGCACTGGCCAAACTCACGCGGCTTGCGTTGTGGGGGACTCTGGCGCTGCTGCTGTGGGCGGGGCTGGTCATGGCGTCGCGGCTGGACAGTTTCGACCTGCGCGAGATCGATATCATGGGCGCGCAACATGTTACCGCGGAGCAGGCAAAGCTGGTGGTGCGGGAACGTTTGACCGGCAACTTTTTTTCGGCCGATCTGGATGCGGCGCGGGCGGCTTTCATCAAGTTGCCGTGGGTGCGCGATGCGAGCGTGCGTCGGCAATGGCCGGATGGTCTGGTGGTGAAGCTGGAGGAGCATCAGCCGCTGGCGCGCTGGAATGATGATGCATTGCTGAACAGCTACGGCGAAGTATTCAAGGCTGCATGCGATCTGAATTTGCCGCATCTGAGCGGGCCTGCGGGTAGTGAACATGAAGTCGCGCAGGCATGGATGGAGTTTGGCCGCATTCTGACGCCGCTCAAGGCGCGTCCGGTTGCGGTGACATTGAACGATAGACGGAGTTGGCGGGTGACGCTGGATAACGGCATGAACATCGCGCTTGGCCGGGAACATGTGGCTGAGCGTCTGACACGCTGGGTAAACCTGTATCCGACAGCAATGGCGCAGTTGGGCGTGCCTGTGGCCGAGGTCGATCTGCGTTATCCGAAAGGTTTTGCGGTGCGTTTGCTGGCAACCAAGCCGGGCAACAAGGCACCAGCGGTGCAAGGACAGGGGAAATCAGTATGA